The Anolis carolinensis isolate JA03-04 chromosome 2, rAnoCar3.1.pri, whole genome shotgun sequence genome contains the following window.
AGTTTTGTGTGATAAAGAGCTTTACAGCCTTGGAACAGCTAAGGTTCTCTTTTGTGTCATCACCAACCATACCTGGTGGACtgggaccaagagaaagcccCCTTTCCAAGATCTTGAGCAGGCTCACATAGTGAGAAAGGGACTCTTGCTTTTTACCATAGCTGCTCTGAGATCCTATCCCATCACATATTTGCCTCTGGAATAATTTGGACAGGATGCACAAGGAGAAGCAGTAAAATCAAGCATGAATTTGCTATCCCTGCACCAATGAACCCATTACCTGTCTCTGGTACTACCATGTAGTTGAAGAGAGATATAATATGGTGTGCTAAGGCTTAATTTGCTTACTGTGGGGCCCTGCCAATTACTATTAAAATGTATGGAGATCAGAGGTCTCTTGGGAAGAGGTCTAGAAAGTTCTGCCATTATTTCCTTGCAGAAAATGGCTGTTCCTTTACACCTAATTCATGAGATTAGACTACATAATTTGTTAAAGAAATATATGAAACTAAAATACTGTTTGGAACTAGTGTGATTTTCTATGTTTTCAGTCGATTGCCTTTTTATTCCCTCTCAATGATGTAAAATGCAATCAATTTGTTCCTTTTGGAGCTGAATcattcacacatacatacacacacacatacatatagctACAAATATAGGTGTAATGCAATTCACTTTAATGGGTTCTTGTAAACTTGTGCAGCTTGGCAACATTGAGTATGTGACTTTATCTCCACCTACTGGTTAACCCGATCAACCTATttaggaataaaataaaaatctgagCATAATGCCATTGCCATAATTTGTGATTTCTCTTGCAGCTGTTTTATTTAGTCCCTCATGAAGATGTGCCAAGTGGTTTGGTACATGCTGTTAAAATAATCTGACTTTATTTCATAACttgaacaattaaaataaacaccaTCCTGTCCATTTAAGCTTTACATATGACTCAGGAATATATGGAGTATCTTAAATTTCTTTCCAAGTAAAGAATATGATAAAAATAGGAGTCTTTACCCATTAGTGCAGGCTAAAACAACTTTTGAAGGGTTACAAGCTAAATGCCTTTAATATGCTTTGACTGCAATCAAATTGCTGGTCATGTTGACTGTAATTCATGGAAATTGGGGATACTAATTGGGATGATGTCTCTGAATTTATAAATGTCCATACAATGAGACTTCTTAAAGAGAAAAATACAATCACCTGTACAAGTGAGAACATCTATATACTCTATGTTatctttgaaagtacagtatggGGAAAATTTTCAGCTGAAGAAAAGCAAAACtggttttgcattttttaaaagataatttaGCTACATCGAGCAATTGCAAGATCCTATTGTAGGAAACTTTCCAGTCAGTTCAAAGAATATTTTCAGGCTGGTTTGCACGTGCTACTACAAGATAAAAGTAAGGGAAGGGTAGTTGCCAAATATGTAAATCAAAGTCAGGTCAAAGCAGCCATTGGTTGTATTCTGTGTGCATTATTGTCAAAACTGAACTCTGTTTTTGCCTATTTTTGCCCCAAGCATGTAGGACTAGGAAATCTCAAAGTATGGCCTTTAAAGGTGGAGAAAAACCCAGCTCCTGAGCTACCCAACTCAAGAAAGCCCTAAGGGCTTTGGATAAAGAGCAGAATGTATGCAATCCCTGAGTTTGCTTGACCAAACCTGAACTGAGTTGAGCTAAAGTCAGGAAACCTTTCCTAAGCTTTCTGTATATTCTGCTTACAGCACTGTGGGAAAAAGACGAGGGCTGAAACGTGCCTTAAGGAATTGTTTATGATATTCTTATTTACTGATGCCTTGTTCTGGTCTATCCAGCTCACATTCTAGAGGTAAACAGGTTCCCACCTCCCAGTGTTCCACAGtttatttccctttcctttcttcttgtacaGAATCCAAGGTGGTTTGCAAGCAAAAACTAGAAagagtatgtgtatatatatatatatatatatatatatatatatatatatatatatgagccccggtggcggagtgtgtaaaagcactgagctggagaccgaaaggtcccagattcaaaccccggaagcggcgggagcggccgctgttagctccagcttctaccaacctagcagttcgaaaacatgccaatgtgagtagatcaataggtaccgttctggtgggaaggtaacggcgctccatgcagtcatgccggccacatgaccttggaggtgtctatggacaatgccggctcttcggcatagaaatggagatgagcaccaacccccagagtcagacatgactggacttaacatcaggggaaaacctttacctatatatatgtgtgtgtgtgtgtgtgtgtgtgtatgaaagttAAAAATCAACTAAATTGTTAggttaaaaacacaaaattataaaacaatataaaacataattaaaacatagcaaagcTCCACTGAAAGACCTGACATATGAATTATAAGCCCAagacctgcctgaataaaaagagaaaggagaacaGGGAGGGGGAAAGTTGAACCTACTGGGAGAAAGGCCCTCTCCTTTGTCCTAGCTAAAGATGCCTGgggtggtggtgggactgagaaaaaTTCTTCTCTCAAAATATCTTAAAGCTTGGGCATGCTCATGCAGGGAGATATGGCCTTGTGGATAGTTTGGAACCAAGACGTGTGAATCTTTATGggtcactttgaattgtgcccagaaatggagCAGGGGCTGGGGTGTTGTTTATATGATCCCTGTaacaaagtggttctcaacctgtgggtccccaggtgttttggcctacaactcccagaaatcccagccagtttaccagctgttaggaattttgggagttgaaggccaaaacatctggggacccacaggttaagaaccactccTGTAACAAGTCCCAATCAGTAGCCTAAGCATAGTTTTGAATGAGGTTTACAATTAAAATCGTAACTGTTTTGTTCCATTTCCTTTCCTCCATATATTTTCCCAGTCCAAATAGAAGGATCCTTTGAGATGAGGCATCTGAGAGTTGGACAATAAAGCAGGAAGAAATGATAGGAGTGAGGGAGGATATGGAAATGAGAGCAAGAGAATGAAAACTGGGAAGAGAAGAGGgataaaaaagcaaagaaaaagctaATGagcagaagaaaggaaaaggaggcaGCAGGGTCAGGAAAAGTGACTACATCACAAAAGGAAGGTTGACTACATAAAAAGAGAGTTTTATAGGAAGAATATGGGCAAAGCTGCTTAAATGTAATATAAAAGCATCTCCTTCTAGTGAAGGAAAGTTTTGACCTCCCCACATTATCTTAATTCTCCGTTGTAGGACATTTCCTCTACACAGCTtgcatggagcctgccagatctcATCCCTagttccagtggggctccatactGGCTGTATCAAGGAAGGGTGGTAGGAGGGCGAAACCTGAACATGGAAGACTCCTCTTAGTCAGATTAGGAATCATTGGGATAATGCGGGATCACGGTGGAAAGCATAGTGATGGGTAAGCAGGTGGTACGGGCAATGTGAGGTGctgggtgacagatttgcctcaCTGCCCCacgatttgccccactgccttaTGTCCCCCCCCCTGCTATTCCTCGCatcaaggacctcaatgtgattatGTCTTTCGTCATACCTGCAATGCCCCCAGCCATCCATACAGAAAAGGGACTAGGAGAATGACATCCCTCTGGAGTGATCCATCCACAAAGAAATGTGTAAGGGATGAAGTAGAGGCAATATCCAGGAATGTCACGCAGAATCATTGCAGAAGAACCTCGGTATAATCCCGCTAAACCCTCCTGTTGGAGGATAGAGCCAACACAGTGAACTGGACCTCTGTAGGCAGTCTGTAGTGAGAATCCCGTTGTCCTTTGCTTTAACCCTAGGTTGGCTGtagaatcaaataaaaacaagctCAAAAttcagattcatagaatcatagaatcatagaatagtagagttggaagagacctcatgggccatccagtccaaccccctgccaagaagcaggaaatcgcatttaaagcacccccgacagatggccatccagcctctgtttaaaagcctccaaagaagttaaAGAGTCCAAGAATAAtttaaaatcctttaaaatgttactgtctctgtgtgtttcattTTTGTGTGCTGCATAATATGAAACAGAAaacaagtctagtcatgttcactgaaattctctcccccccccttctcttccAGTATCAAAATGTTCAAACTCTGTTTGACCTCATTGGCTGGGAAGCACGACCAAAGTGGTCCAGAGGGGAGACTGCTGTCCGGGCTGGTGTTGGTGGTGTTATCTAGGAATCATCTCTGTTTTGTCACAACTTTTGGAAAGTGGTTGACATGGGTTCTGGATCTGGAATATTAAATGCCAGTGCTCCATCTAAGTATTGGCAAGTATGGGGATTACCTTAAACCACTTGGGTGTTTGCCAAAGAAGGCTTGGCACACCATTTGGTTCTCCCTGTGGACAGTGGATGACTATGCAGGGGCATCTGGCCACATGATTTATCTCCTGTCATCTCAAGGGTTTCCACCTGTGGGCCAGAATATTGGTTCATTATGGACCACATCACATGGAGGCCTTTGATGCAAAGGACAGCGGAGGAATCcgtagggcagtggggcaaatccgtCACTCAATGTCCTGCATTGCCTGCATCACCTACTTGCCCATCACACCCTGGAAAGCATACCTTTCTGGCTTGCTCCCATTCCATTCCCAGCATTTTCTGTCTGAACACGGGCAATCTCCCATATTCAGAGTTCCCTGTCACAGAACACTTTGCTTATGCAGCCATTATGGGTCCACACTGGAAGTAGCTGTgcgtcatgtgatgagatccggcAGGTTCTGTGCTGACTGCATCAGCAAAGTGTTATATGATGGGGAAATTTGccaatctgatgaggtcgtaagtggAAGAGATTCACCCGTGAACAATAATTGCAGGGAGGAAGGGGGAATACAAAGAACTGCTTGAATTGTATTGTATGTTGAATTAACATTCTGGCTATGAGGTTCTATATTACCCaactaaaacatttatttttgtttatgcaGTAGCATACTAGTTGGTCACTATGAAGAAATAGTGGCAGAATTAGGTGAATTATTGGTATAGACAAGCACAGTTCTATTTATGTTCTTATGTGGCATCACTGGGGGCTCAAAATTTGTCAACTTAAATATTGTTTTGATTAAAAGGTTGAATGGTATATAAAACCCTGTTTCAAAATGACGTGCAATCTAAATCAAATATGGGAACTCTCAAACAGATTGTGATAACTGtgttaaaaagtgtgtgtgtgtgtgtgtgtgtgtgtgtgtctgtgtgcgtgCGTGCTGCTTTTAAATAATGGGGTAGCTGAACCAAATAAATGATTTCCCTGATGGATAATTGTAACTGTGTTAGTCTGCTTTTACATAATAGCTGTTATTTTTGGTGTAATCACCAAAATTTAATACTCGCAGGCATGGGTTTGAATAACCCTATGGAATCCAGTGAAGATGGCTCAGACCACTGAAGATAGAAAATGAGTTTTCAGATAGATGTTCAATGGGCACTCCTAAAAGAGGAATACAAAAGCGAGTGGGAAGCTACAAAGGTTAGAGCTCTTACCTTGATTTCTTCCATTGAAAAATCATATATTGAATCAAGCACAAAGGACACAAGTCCCAGGCTATATATAGGCAGCTACCAGATTGCGCGTTTCTGCAATTTTTTTCTCTAAGAAGCCGTATTCCTATCCATAAAATGAGAATTAACCATGATCTATGTCATTATTATATGTGAGAACATTGTGAAGCTGTTTAAATATAaatgttatgtatttatttatttaaatataaatgttaCATTCACTTTGAAAGCCTTTTTTGTCCCTCTCTCCAGAAAGTCTTAAATCTATGGAACATCAAAGCAGGATAGCAATGTGTCTTCTGCTAAAATTAATAAGTCAATGCTCTGTCAAGATTAGATCATTCCAAAAAGTTCAAAACAGTATCATCGTTCTACCAAGATGaaattttttttccccttcaataATTGGCTTGAGGCAAGATTGGCTACATTGCTTAGAGGTTAGCTATATCTAGATGTTCATtgttaaaagaaagaagaggccTTCAAGGATACAGACAGGCACTGTGATTGACACACAAGCTATTTTCAGCAAAACAAACTAGcgcacacacaaaacaaacaaagctcCCGCAAAACAAGACACTTTAGTAATAACATTGTTAATGGAAACATCATTGTACTTGTTGGAGGATATAGGGCCGGTATTTTTTGTGGCAATATACCAACAATTATGTACAGAGCTATGTGTTGGTTGATCACTTACCTCAGCATTGCCATGATGGCATTATGAAACAGAAGATCAAAATAAGAATCAAAAGTTTAGAAGTGGATTGTGACTTGTGctgattttttcctttctctttttataCTAAAACAGATTAACTGCTGAATGTGCCTACCTTGTTTGggacaagtctgcccatgcaaagcaggtgagcATAacattgaatgaaacatgcagaatagtcacaggatgtctcaaatctacacctgttgataaaatcTACAAGCTAGCTGccatccccccccctcccccgatgtGCAagtggaagttgctgctaactgtgggagaaataaggctgaacactgtgaaagccatccactgcatggctatcagccttctcccagtagacacaaatcaaggaaaagctggaTGAGAACCACCACTTTTCTTAAAGTTCCCCCAGCAACACCAAGAGTCTCCCTCTGGGcaactaaaccaggaaatcctgattggatggccccccacaagggtctACTTCCAGGAGCATACCAAGaacaggcaacttggaagtccctgaacagattcagaagtggagtgggcagatcaaaagacaacctgggaaAATGGCACTACCTTAAATAATCCTCtatcttgtgtgactgtggaacagaacagacaactccgtatctgtatgcttgtctgcaatgccctgcctcatgtacagatgaagaattgtttgaggctacagacaaggcggtcactgttgcccgtttttggtcaaaagatatttagctgcttgtgctcctatttttatcagttttatattaatttatgcagtgctttttgatacaaaatacataaataaacaaattaaaacagttaCCTTTAACAAAAATGGTAGAATCTTACCTGCAAGAAATGTTTGAGTCTGCATCTGTAGTCTTATCTTTACCAGGTCAACTGGTCCACCAATTCCTACTGAAACTGCTCCTGTTGCCATGCTTGCTAAAGCCAGGTCTGCAAGTGCTGGTGGATGATTAGGATTTGCATAGCGATATTGGCTAATGAGCCTTTGGGCATTGCTGAAGATACCAAATACCACTGAATTGTAGACAGCAATGCTAACTAGTGGGAAAGACATTCCTTTGAAGAAACCAGCAATCTACAGATGAAATAGAATAAACTATTAATAAAAATGGGTTGGATTATTCCTTTAAGaaggcattttcttttcttttcatactTTAATCTTACATTTCCAGGTACATTTATGTTCAGTACACTACATTTCTCTCACGTATTTATTAGAACACATTTTCTCTCAGTCCTTGAATGGAAAAAAGTTTGTCTCTATAAGGTTGTAGTCATTTTAAAATTACCAAAATAGAAGGAAGGCAGTGATTGGTTGGGACACATACTTTGTTTAAGACCAGGTAATTCATTCACCAGGTAATAATTACTACTAAAACAATTGCTAATGGTGAAAGTTAAATGGTTCTTGCAGGTGCATCTCATTGAGGAAAGGATGTACTTCAGAAAATGAGATATCTGACCTCTAATAATTTGGTACTGCCAGAATGGCCTTTGATAGCTGTACAGGTATCATACATGGAAAGCTTGCTGATTCTGAGAAGTACCTGATGTTCCTACCACAAAATGTATCAAATATCTTTTACTACCCATTCCattacatgcatacacacagtaatgcctctggggccccttctacactgccatataaaatctaggttatttgatttgaactggattatatgtcagtgtggactcataatccagttcaaagcaaataatgtggattatctgctttgataatctggatcatatggcagtgtagaaggggcctaaatataCAGGCCAATTCTTATTCTAATAGAAGTTCAAGCCTGcctaaaaccagaatattacacTGGTAGCATTTTACTGCAAGGAAATCCATACATTTCAGCATTCTAATGCTTGATTCTATGTTTTGAAAAACCTTGTTTCAAAATCCCAGATATGAAGATGCCTGTAGTTACCGTATGATGAGAGAAATTCAGTTTGTAACTGCTGTGTCTAAGGTGGTAGGATGTAATTGATTAAGTATAAAACTGGAACTGGGGAAAACCAGGTCTAAATATTCACTCAGTAAAAAAGCTGATGATTTATGTTTTTGTGGACgattgatattttgggttatatgactgtgtggaagggccataagAATGTTCTTTCAATTAGAGGTGTATTTTATTGAATTCAATAAACATCTGGTGCCAAGGCACAAACCAACTTGCAATTGCAAACTTTCCCAAATCCAGCACATACCTGATACTGTTTGTTGGCATATATAACTGAAATATCTTTTataaaaaagatgatgatgaaataggtccccttccacacagctgtatcaaatacacattgaactggattatatggcagtatggactcagataatacagttcaaagcagatattgtggattatctgtcttgatattctgggtcatatggctgtgtagaaaggccctagaAGTGTTCTTACAGAAACTTTACTAGTTTAAAGAAATCCCACATCCAAATCAAAACTACTTGATGGTTAAAGACAAAACCACAAAAGTTAACTAATCAATGCTCATATTtaaatctttcttctttttctgtcttgGTATTCTGTCAGACAAAATAATGTACTTACAGATTCATTTTTGTATACAGTGAGGacgcagttaaaagtggtgccatAGCCTTGTCCAGCTTGTAAACGGGTCTGCAGAAAAACACCATtatgaaatataattaaaactgtATGTTTCAAATTGAATAAGAGCCCATGCTTTACAAACAATGCATACTTTTATTTTACTATAATTTTTGCtttgttctttaaaaatgttcaagGCAAGAGGACAAAAGACATATTGTACATTCTTTTCTGTGTTTGCATTGCCAGAGACAGATCTGAACCACACTATGGTTTCATTATCATCAACATGTTTTACATATAGAAAATAAGATACTTCTGCAGGATGCCGGTTTAGACCAGTAGCTCCTGATTTGTTATTGATAGTTCCCAAATCTTCTTTTGCAATCCTATGAACTAAATCTAAAGTAATTCTGTCAAGATTTATGAAATGAGCAGAATTTTTTACTTTCTTCTAAATTAATCTCACTGAGTCCAGTGGTGCTATTTTTAGGATTTGCTCATAatcaattttaatgttttaatatttaaagTTTCAACATTATAAATTATTTAGTtgctttttatatacttttatacTTTTATTAATGATTTTGTAGAGCTTTGAATTTGAATTGTTTTCCATAAAATTGGGCTCCCATTGTTAGGAGAAAGATGAGATAGATATAAGCCAATCAGATATCTTCTTGATGTAATCTAGGTTTCTAGTAATAAGCCAAACTGACAAAGAGGAATGTGAAAAGGCATTATCTGTAGCCATTATTTGATGTCATTATTTGAtgacaaatgaaaaacaaaagtaaaagattataaaaatatattcagaaactAGAATGCAACTGTTCAATGACTTGTGCACAGAAACAACGTGAACTACAATAataatcaatgcagagaaatTAAAGAATACAACAATGAAAGAGAACCGAGAGTGAGTTGCTACACAAAAATTTGCAGAGTACTTCACATGTCAAAGTGCAAAAAAGAAATAATGGGAACGATACACTAGTGGAACTAAACAAAGGAGATGAAAGGATGACAATTTTAGAAAATGAGGGAGAAGCTGCACTCAGAGTACTTGAGAAAATAAAACACCAGGATTCAATGCTGTAATAAAAGCAGCTTGTTCTTTATACATTACAGCAATGTCTTTGACtgtataaataatgtatatagacTACTCTTAAAGAAATGTCTGTGCCACAGTATTTGATTGTCCTGATGAATAACCTATAGGACAAGAGATTATTGTTagaacaaaatacaaagaaacagAATAGTTTCCAATTGGCAAGATGATCAGGCAAGGCTGCACGTTATCCTATTTGtttaacttgtatgcagaacatatatgtaaagcaggattagacttGAAGGAAGGAGCTATGAACATTGAAATAAGatatcaacaatttaaaatatgcaaatgacAAACAGAACACTACAGGTCAGCTGTTGCCAACAGTACtatggattttgaaaaggcatgaatagagggagaaagggagaaattttGATAGTTCATGCCAATTCAGAATAGGTCTCTGCAGTCACTTACAGTCCCATTGCCAAGATTCTACCcttagaagacaatcatactcagccatgagtgacAGTCTATCAtgtgaataggtaaaggtttcccctagacattaagtctagtcaggtccagctctggggggtggtgctcatcttcatttctaaacggcagagccgatgttgtccatagacacctcctaggtcatgtggccagcatgactgcatggagtgccgttaccttcctgccgaagtggcACCTATTGaacttctcacatttgcatgtttttgaactgctagattggcagaagctggggctagcaatgggagctcaccctgtcccgcggattcaaaccactgaccttctggtcagtaagttctgcagcttagtggtttaacctgttaTGCCACTGCACCCCCTACATGAGGAAAGATGAGGAACAGAAAATAACAAAAGCTTGGAGTAATtattgaagaaagtcaaggaagaaggGATAAAGGCAAGTTGACCGTTAAACATTAATGACTTCAGccaatttacataactttaaaacaGACAATGAAAACATTAAATTCTTCAAGATTTTCCATGCCTTGGTTCAGTCAttcattaaaatggaatcaagaaatcagaagactcaGACTAGAGTAAGGCTAGAATGGTAATTATGAAAGAACTTAGCAATGTCTTTAAATTTAGGATTGTCCACACCATATAATTTCTGAATTCTGTGATTTAGAACAGTggaagctggacagtgaaaaagGCTGATGGGAAGAAAATAAACTCCTTTGAAagagaagagttctatggatattGTGGAGTACTGAAAGGACAAATACATGACTCCTTGAGCAAATAAAGCCTGAACTGTctgtagaagccaagatgactaaactgagattgtcatagtttggacatataatgagaagacatgactcactagaaaagacaataatacatGGTGAGGTGGAAAGCAATAGGAAAGGAGGAGGACCACATTACAAATGGATAGAGTcactcaaggaagccacagccctgagtctaCAAGACCTAAGCAGGGCCAGAATTATGGTGTTCTGAATTGTTCagcttatgttttaatgttaggaTTACCTCAGTGGCTGGAGGTGTAGAGTTTTGTAAACTAACAgtgatatatgtgttttatgcttatttatatttttggaatttgggtttatacaatgtgtgttttattgttcaTATGTTGGGTTGTGGGATAAGTGGTTCTGTATTATGTACTGGTTGCGGTCTTATGtacgccgctttgagtcccatttgtgggagaaaagcaggataaaagtattattattattattattattattattattattattattattattatattgtatgacatagcaaacaagatagatatgctggattttgtatcacaaaatcacaagtcaaacacttcccaagtgtttaggactgtgtgatgtatttttggatgatgtgttcagatcccagtaaggtggccttttgcagttgacagattgtaattttgtcaatgtttattgtttccaaatgccggctgagatcttttggcacagcacccagtgtgccaattaccacggggaccacctgtactggtttctgccagagtctttgaagttcgatcttgaggtcctgataacggctgagtttttcctgttgtttttcatcaatctgacTGTCCCCTGGTATGGCGACAGCTTTTTAttttccacgactgtgatgtctagtgtgttgtgttccagaacttagtcagtctggattcgaaagtcccacagtatctttgtgtgttcattttccattacctttgcaggtttgtcgGGATCACCACCtcccataggtgccaccttgttgtgCTGGTGGTaatgtaactaccggtaggtccaaccaagccagagaggtctcagctgaagagtggaactaagagcacctaacccattagaattatggagaaacaaaccaaaacgaagtctatactggctcggtcgtcgcccaggataaaaaggtggatgctgctgattctggacatcc
Protein-coding sequences here:
- the slc25a48 gene encoding solute carrier family 25 member 48 isoform X1, producing the protein MGSLQLDDFVAGWVGGAAAVIVGHPLDTVKTRLQAGQGYGTTFNCVLTVYKNESIAGFFKGMSFPLVSIAVYNSVVFGIFSNAQRLISQYRYANPNHPPALADLALASMATGAVSVGIGGPVDLVKIRLQMQTQTFLAANLGLKQRTTGFSLQTAYRGPVHCVGSILQQEGLAGLYRGSSAMILRDIPGYCLYFIPYTFLCGWITPEGCHSPSPFSVWMAGGIAGAISWGTATPMDVVKSRLQADGVYLNKYRGVIDCISQSYHNEGLKVFFRGFTVNAVRGFPMSAAMFLGYELSLRALRKQAEANS
- the slc25a48 gene encoding solute carrier family 25 member 48 isoform X2; the protein is MSFPLVSIAVYNSVVFGIFSNAQRLISQYRYANPNHPPALADLALASMATGAVSVGIGGPVDLVKIRLQMQTQTFLAANLGLKQRTTGFSLQTAYRGPVHCVGSILQQEGLAGLYRGSSAMILRDIPGYCLYFIPYTFLCGWITPEGCHSPSPFSVWMAGGIAGAISWGTATPMDVVKSRLQADGVYLNKYRGVIDCISQSYHNEGLKVFFRGFTVNAVRGFPMSAAMFLGYELSLRALRKQAEANS